A DNA window from Zingiber officinale cultivar Zhangliang chromosome 3A, Zo_v1.1, whole genome shotgun sequence contains the following coding sequences:
- the LOC122052512 gene encoding 39S ribosomal protein L46, mitochondrial-like encodes MQRSVVPLLRRSRWFSSSATGGVVGSTSSEKIVASVLFERLPVVIPKIEPIVYAFQEFSFRWTQQYRRKYPDEFLSRGETRGKGDYKIDYVPAPRITEADKNNDKRSLQRALDRRLYLLLYGSPYGAPDETPVWHFPEKVYENEETLRLCAEAALKSVLGGLSHTYFVGNAPMAHMAVELKDDEPKIPSFKRFFFKSQVIGTSKLHIGNCKDFVWVTKDELIEHFPEHSSFFNKMIIS; translated from the exons ATGCAGAGATCCGTCGTTCCGCTACTCCGACGATCCAGATGGTTCTCATCCTCCGCAACTGGTGGCGTGGTCGGGAGCACTAGCTCGGAGAAGATTGTCGCCTCCGTCCTCTTTGAACGCCTTCCGGTTGTCATTCCCAAAATCGAACCCATTGTCTACGCCTTCCAGGAATTCTC GTTCCGATGGACGCAGCAATATCGTCGGAAATACCCAGACGAGTTCTTGTCGAGGGGGGAGACAAG GGGCAAAGGTGATTATAAGATTGACTATGTACCTGCACCAAGGATCACAGAAGCTGACAAGAATAATGACAAGAG GTCACTGCAAAGAGCACTTGACAGAAGACTTTATCTTCTCTTATATGGTAGCCCATATGGAGCCCCTGATGAGACACCTGTTTGGCATTTTCCAGAGAAAGTTTATGAAAACGAAGAAACTCTGCGTTTG TGTGCAGAAGCAGCATTAAAATCTGTACTTGGAGGGCTTAGTCATACATATTTTGTGGGCAATGCTCCCATGGCACATATGGCTGTGGAACTAAAAGATGACGAACCCAAAATTCCATCCTTCAAG AGGTTCTTTTTTAAATCTCAAGTCATCGGCACAAGTAAACTTCATATTGGGAACTGCAAAGATTTCGTCTGGGTGACTAAGGATGAATTAATCGAGCACTTTCCCGAGCATTCCTCCTTTTTTAACAAGATGATTATCAGCTGA